A segment of the Manihot esculenta cultivar AM560-2 chromosome 13, M.esculenta_v8, whole genome shotgun sequence genome:
TGTTTACTCAAATTCTTTCAGGTTGACATCATTGGAGTTGGTTGCTATTCTTCCAAAGACCTCTGGACATGGAAAAATGAGGGAATTGTATTGGCAGCAGAAGAGGCCAATGAAACCCATGATCTCCACAAATCTAATGTGCTTGAGAGGCCAAAAGTGATTTACAATCACAAGACAGGGAAGTATGTGATGTGGATGCATATTGATGATGCTAATTACACCAAAGCTGCTGTTGGTATTGCCATTAGTGATTCCCCAGCTGGTCCTTTTGATTACCTCTATAGCAAAAGGCCGCATGGATTTGAAAGCAGAGATATGACAATCTTCAAAGACGATGATGGTATGGCATATCTTATATACTCTTCTGAGGACAACAGTGACCTTCATGTTGGACCACTTACAGAAGATTATCTTGATGTAACGCATTTTAtgagaaggattctagttggaCAACACCGGGAAGCCCCGGCACTATTTAAGCATCAGGGCATTTACTATATGATCACATCCGGGTGCACTGGCTGGGCCCCAAATGAGGCACTGGCTCATGCAGCTGAGTCGGTCGTGGGTCCATGGGAAACTATGGCAAATCCATGCACTGGAGGCAACAAGATATTTCGGCTTACAACATTCTTTTCACAAAGCACATTTATAATTCCTTTGACAGGATTTCCAGGTTCATTTATTTTCATGGCAGATCGGTGGAATCATGCTGACTTGAGGGACTCAAGGTATGTGTGGCTACCTATGATAGTTGGTGGTCCAGCCAACCGACCACTTGATCTTAACTTTGGGTTCCCAGTATGGCCAAGAGTCTCAATTTACTGGCATAGAAAGTGGAGGCTTCCTTCCATCTGGAGAGTGTAGAGGGGTAGAAATGACAGGTTTATATCTTATATTACTGTATCATATGCTAACGCTCTTTCATGTTCTTTCGCCATTTTCATTGTAATTGCCTCCATATTCCCACAAAGCTTTTGCTTTTAATCACAAAATTCTGTGCTTAAGTTAGATTAACATTGAGGATGCTTGGATGTTTGTAGAGAAAAGTATTCATGGGTAGGAAATTTTTCTAATTACTTTTACAGTTGTAGGACAAGTTACTGTCTGCCTTATAAAGCTGTGGCAAAGCAAAGGTGGCACTTGAAGGGTTAAGGTTTGTTGTTTACTTGCTTTTAGTGTACTACATGACAATCAATCTTTTCTACTGTTGGGAACTAAATGTGTAAGGTGATTACCAATGTTTTCTCCATCTCTCACGTTTCTGTTTCTGTTTCTGTTTCTGTTTCTGTTTCTGACAATATAATGGTGGGATTTGTATCAGGATAAGAAGGTTTTTGAAGCTGAGGAGAATCCTTGCCCATTTAGAGATTCTGACCTAACTTGTGGTCCCTTCATTGGTgagaatctctctctctctctctcacacacaaTGAAAAAGATGTTGCCATTATCATATCTCCCATCCCAGAGTGAACCTCTAGCTTTAGTGGCgttcttttaatatatatatatatatataaatgtttgGTAGGTTATTTACATACCTGAAACTAACATGGTGGACTGAAATCCCCAATTGCTGTATCTTACGACATGTAAGAATTAGGGTCTATTTGGCATTGTTGTTAGAGTTGCTGCTGGGAAAagtaatttcttaaaaatactatttaaaaaataatttaaaatcatttttgacataatttaatcataaaaacACCAAAACAAAATTTTCCCAAACTGCTTTCTTCAAcatctaaaatgatttttttttttttttaaaagcccCTTTTTGACCTCCCAACTCAATTATCAAACAAGCTCTTAGTCTGTATCGctgactttaaaaaaaaaaaaaaaaaaaaaaagaaaaaaagaggatTGGGAAGTAGAAAGAGGGAGAAAAGGGTTGCAATTGTTAAATGCAGCAGATAAATTATGTCTATTAACTGAGCTGATAGCACCAGTACTGGAGAAATTTCAACTGCTTTAGATGCATTCATGCAACTTATGAAAATATCCGAGGTAGTAAAAAAGGAGAGCTAGCTAATTCAGGTAGCATTTGCTTTGGCCAAATTTTGATAGAGACATCCATGTACAAATGTAATTCACCAAAAAAGGATGGTCCCCATTCCATTTCCACCTCCCCAACTCACGCTTCTTGGATGACTCCATGGGACAGTGACCCAGTTGTTGTCTTTGtcacttaattaatttttaagattatgtttaacttttttatgttaaaaaagtgaattataaaaaattatttttttaaatatttatttaatcacTATCAAAACAGTTAGCTGATGCTAAAACAACTGTTATTATCGATCAAGAC
Coding sequences within it:
- the LOC110629412 gene encoding uncharacterized protein LOC110629412 isoform X2, with product MVRNWAGGRCSMSAMVWSLLGFLLFLHLYSLVSHNGGKGGENKFHSSHHPLIHELEEVEEEHIQIPSPRDKRSPRAAKRRPKRTTTLIDEFLDENSQLRHRFFPDIRSVIDPANDAGNNSLYYHPGRIWLDTEGNPIQAHGGGVLYDERSKTYYWYGEYKDGPTYHAHKKGAARVDIIGVGCYSSKDLWTWKNEGIVLAAEEANETHDLHKSNVLERPKVIYNHKTGKYVMWMHIDDANYTKAAVGIAISDSPAGPFDYLYSKRPHGFESRDMTIFKDDDGMAYLIYSSEDNSDLHVGPLTEDYLDVTHFMRRILVGQHREAPALFKHQGIYYMITSGCTGWAPNEALAHAAESVVGPWETMANPCTGGNKIFRLTTFFSQSTFIIPLTGFPGSFIFMADRWNHADLRDSRYVWLPMIVGGPANRPLDLNFGFPVWPRVSIYWHRKWRLPSIWRV
- the LOC110629412 gene encoding uncharacterized protein LOC110629412 isoform X1, with translation MGMRNKHRKPTTFRCNAGGRCSMSAMVWSLLGFLLFLHLYSLVSHNGGKGGENKFHSSHHPLIHELEEVEEEHIQIPSPRDKRSPRAAKRRPKRTTTLIDEFLDENSQLRHRFFPDIRSVIDPANDAGNNSLYYHPGRIWLDTEGNPIQAHGGGVLYDERSKTYYWYGEYKDGPTYHAHKKGAARVDIIGVGCYSSKDLWTWKNEGIVLAAEEANETHDLHKSNVLERPKVIYNHKTGKYVMWMHIDDANYTKAAVGIAISDSPAGPFDYLYSKRPHGFESRDMTIFKDDDGMAYLIYSSEDNSDLHVGPLTEDYLDVTHFMRRILVGQHREAPALFKHQGIYYMITSGCTGWAPNEALAHAAESVVGPWETMANPCTGGNKIFRLTTFFSQSTFIIPLTGFPGSFIFMADRWNHADLRDSRYVWLPMIVGGPANRPLDLNFGFPVWPRVSIYWHRKWRLPSIWRV